In Leptospiraceae bacterium, one DNA window encodes the following:
- a CDS encoding DUF4269 domain-containing protein has product MKQKWNLDFTNIEYLLSGRSQQQKAYSILTNHQVLIKLKLFDPMLVGTIPIGIDVENSDLDIICCFTNKDEFKKLITENFKDKKDFTIREKQDLNVSTVVVNFVLEDFPIEIFGQNIPTKDQLAYRHLLVEYKLLKENGEKFRQEIIDLKNQGCKTEPAFTKALGLIGDPYIELLKCGDPED; this is encoded by the coding sequence ATGAAGCAAAAATGGAACTTGGATTTTACTAATATAGAATATTTGCTAAGCGGTAGGAGCCAACAACAGAAAGCTTATTCTATTTTAACAAATCATCAAGTACTAATAAAACTCAAACTATTTGATCCCATGCTGGTTGGAACAATTCCAATAGGTATTGATGTCGAAAATAGCGACCTTGATATTATTTGTTGTTTTACCAACAAGGATGAATTTAAAAAGTTGATCACAGAAAATTTCAAAGATAAAAAAGATTTTACAATCAGGGAGAAGCAGGATTTAAACGTATCGACAGTTGTAGTCAACTTTGTATTAGAAGATTTTCCAATTGAGATTTTTGGGCAGAATATCCCTACGAAAGACCAGCTCGCTTACAGACATCTCTTGGTCGAATACAAATTACTGAAAGAAAACGGAGAAAAATTCAGACAAGAAATTATTGATTTAAAAAATCAAGGATGTAAGACAGAGCCTGCTTTCACTAAAGCACTTGGTTTGATAGGCGATCCTTATATTGAGCTCTTGAAATGTGGGGATCCAGAAGATTGA
- the sufD gene encoding Fe-S cluster assembly protein SufD, protein MSFQISNSQDTHSKIFILSEKTEWLRDFRKRAYEKLLNSEFPNSKMEVWRKFPFENFHPSDFAFFHDLVNIESKEEGVILNTFSNTTGEKSNTLKKILEEILLQSSGDFFKMFNLAFFSSAYYLEIEGKEISQPIMLRYSLSKDSNSIFPLTVVNANTYSNTKIVEDISTKHEKSQIFINSFTYILQKDSSNVTYIATENFHSTAIHFRNIYAKIGKDSNFTNFYFNKGGFKGKTVIESDINGSGSFVETLGANALTGNEFLDTDIRINHNANNTSSNLLVKIVTKDKSHHVFTGNLNIPKSSAKAIATQMNKNLILHRTSRAESIPKLEVFAHDVKCSHGATVGEIQEEELFYLLSRGLKEDEARSLIVEGFLSEVLDRLPIESEKESMKNYIHEKLFGNDKEK, encoded by the coding sequence TTGAGTTTTCAAATCTCTAATTCCCAAGACACCCACTCCAAAATCTTTATACTTTCCGAGAAAACGGAATGGTTAAGAGATTTTAGAAAAAGAGCTTACGAAAAATTACTAAATTCAGAATTTCCAAATTCAAAAATGGAAGTTTGGAGAAAGTTTCCCTTTGAAAATTTTCATCCTTCTGATTTTGCGTTTTTCCACGATCTCGTAAATATTGAATCAAAAGAAGAAGGCGTTATACTAAATACCTTCTCGAACACAACGGGTGAGAAAAGTAACACATTAAAAAAAATATTAGAAGAGATTCTTCTCCAGTCTTCTGGAGATTTTTTTAAGATGTTCAACTTGGCTTTTTTTTCATCTGCTTATTATCTGGAAATTGAAGGCAAAGAAATTTCACAACCAATTATGTTAAGATACAGTCTATCAAAAGATAGCAATTCTATTTTCCCTCTTACAGTTGTAAATGCAAATACTTATTCTAATACCAAAATTGTTGAAGATATATCCACAAAACATGAAAAATCTCAAATTTTTATAAATTCTTTTACTTATATTCTTCAGAAAGATTCTTCTAATGTAACTTATATAGCTACAGAAAATTTTCACTCTACTGCTATTCATTTCCGAAACATCTACGCGAAAATAGGGAAAGATTCAAATTTTACAAATTTTTATTTTAACAAAGGAGGCTTTAAAGGCAAAACAGTAATTGAATCCGATATAAATGGAAGTGGAAGTTTTGTAGAGACGTTAGGCGCAAACGCACTCACAGGAAATGAATTTTTAGATACTGACATACGAATCAACCATAATGCAAACAATACCAGCAGCAATTTACTTGTTAAAATAGTAACAAAAGATAAATCTCACCATGTATTTACTGGAAACTTAAATATTCCAAAATCTTCCGCAAAAGCTATTGCCACCCAGATGAATAAAAATCTTATTTTACATAGAACCTCCCGTGCAGAGTCTATACCTAAACTCGAGGTTTTTGCGCACGATGTAAAATGCTCTCATGGAGCAACTGTGGGAGAGATTCAAGAAGAAGAATTGTTTTATCTATTGTCGAGAGGATTGAAAGAAGACGAGGCGAGGTCTTTAATTGTTGAAGGATTTTTATCAGAGGTCTTGGATAGGCTTCCAATCGAATCAGAAAAAGAGAGCATGAAAAATTATATTCACGAAAAGTTGTTTGGAAATGATAAAGAAAAATAA
- the sufC gene encoding Fe-S cluster assembly ATPase SufC → MAELLNISNLSASINGKEILKGVNLKIQKGEVHAIMGKNGSGKSTLSNVLMGHPSYKVTSGDIFLNGESILSLSVDERARKGIFLSFQYPTSISGVTVVNFLRTILKSIRGKDIPVKEFRKELKEKMGLLQIDEAFITRYVNEGFSGGEKKRHEILQMNLMNPIFAILDETDSGLDIDALKIVCEGINKFHTKENAILLITHYQRMLSYVVPDYIHIFIDGKIVRTGGKELAMELEEKGYEHVLGDFVNTKESQN, encoded by the coding sequence TTGGCAGAACTACTCAATATTTCTAATCTTAGTGCATCTATAAACGGAAAAGAAATTCTAAAAGGCGTAAACCTGAAAATACAAAAAGGTGAAGTACACGCGATCATGGGAAAAAATGGTTCAGGAAAAAGTACCCTATCTAATGTCTTAATGGGTCATCCCTCGTATAAGGTTACATCCGGTGACATTTTTCTAAATGGAGAGTCGATACTTTCACTTTCAGTTGATGAGCGTGCAAGAAAAGGAATTTTTCTTTCGTTTCAATACCCAACTTCCATCTCAGGTGTAACGGTAGTCAATTTTTTGCGGACTATTTTAAAATCTATCCGTGGAAAAGATATCCCGGTTAAAGAATTTCGCAAAGAGCTGAAAGAGAAAATGGGACTCTTGCAAATAGATGAGGCTTTTATTACAAGATATGTGAATGAAGGTTTTTCAGGTGGAGAAAAAAAACGCCATGAAATCTTGCAGATGAATTTAATGAATCCTATATTTGCGATACTGGATGAAACCGATTCTGGTTTAGATATAGACGCGCTAAAAATTGTTTGTGAAGGAATCAACAAATTTCATACAAAGGAAAATGCAATTCTTTTGATAACCCACTACCAGAGAATGCTTTCTTATGTTGTGCCTGATTATATTCATATATTTATTGATGGGAAGATTGTCAGAACAGGTGGAAAAGAGCTGGCAATGGAATTGGAAGAAAAAGGGTATGAGCACGTTTTGGGAGATTTCGTGAATACGAAGGAATCACAGAATTGA
- a CDS encoding cysteine desulfurase: MQFDPHRIRTDFPILSTTMNGKPLVFLDSAASSQKPFQVIDAIDKYYKEENANIHRGVYQLSQKATELFEKTRMKVARFIGAKCAKVIIFTRNATESINLVSQSWGRANIQKGDEIVLTELDHHSNLVPWHLLAKEKQATLKFIPLNEDSTLNLDCLDKIITMKTKLIAISQMSNVTGTIHDIQPIVKRARQVGALVLLDGAQGASHLPTNVEELDVDFYAFSAHKMLGPTGVGVLYGKEEILEQMPVWLGGGDMIAEVQKDFSTYADLPAKFEAGTPNISGVIGFFHALEYLENIGMNEIRLHEKEITSYALERLKTFGGLTIYGTSDPENCGGVVSFNFPGVHPHDVGSILDEEGVAIRVGHHCCQPYMKLLSIPGTCRASFYLYNTKEDIDNFIKSLYKVKEIFGRVLK; the protein is encoded by the coding sequence ATGCAGTTTGACCCGCACAGAATCAGAACAGACTTTCCGATTCTTTCGACTACTATGAATGGAAAGCCTCTCGTATTTTTGGATAGTGCTGCCAGTTCTCAAAAGCCATTTCAAGTTATTGACGCAATTGATAAATACTACAAAGAAGAAAATGCAAATATCCACAGAGGAGTCTATCAACTTTCACAGAAGGCTACAGAGCTATTTGAAAAAACCAGAATGAAAGTTGCAAGGTTTATTGGAGCAAAATGCGCAAAAGTTATTATATTTACAAGAAACGCTACTGAAAGTATTAATTTAGTGAGCCAAAGCTGGGGCAGAGCGAATATTCAAAAAGGAGATGAAATAGTCTTAACTGAGTTAGACCACCATTCCAATCTAGTTCCTTGGCATCTGCTCGCAAAAGAAAAACAAGCTACTCTGAAATTTATTCCTTTAAACGAGGACTCCACTCTGAATTTAGACTGCTTAGATAAAATAATTACAATGAAAACAAAACTCATTGCAATCTCACAGATGTCTAATGTAACAGGGACTATTCATGATATTCAGCCCATTGTAAAAAGAGCAAGGCAAGTGGGTGCGTTAGTTCTATTGGATGGGGCACAAGGTGCAAGCCATCTCCCTACAAATGTTGAAGAGTTAGATGTTGACTTCTATGCTTTCTCTGCCCATAAAATGCTTGGGCCTACAGGTGTGGGAGTTCTTTACGGAAAAGAAGAAATTTTGGAACAAATGCCGGTTTGGTTAGGTGGTGGAGATATGATTGCCGAAGTTCAAAAAGACTTTTCCACTTATGCAGACCTTCCTGCTAAATTTGAAGCTGGTACCCCAAATATTTCAGGCGTGATTGGATTCTTTCATGCTCTTGAATATTTAGAAAATATCGGTATGAATGAGATAAGACTACACGAAAAAGAAATTACTTCTTATGCCTTAGAGAGGCTTAAAACTTTTGGAGGACTTACAATTTACGGGACGAGCGACCCTGAAAATTGTGGTGGGGTTGTATCGTTTAATTTTCCAGGAGTTCATCCTCATGATGTAGGAAGTATTTTGGATGAAGAAGGAGTCGCAATTAGAGTTGGCCACCATTGTTGCCAACCTTATATGAAACTACTTTCTATTCCAGGAACTTGCAGAGCAAGTTTTTATCTTTACAATACAAAAGAGGATATAGACAATTTCATCAAGTCACTGTATAAGGTAAAGGAGATTTTTGGACGTGTCCTTAAGTAA
- a CDS encoding DUF2804 family protein gives MAIRLKKNENFRLNFKLFENELKLKTKNFLENPGLYQKLNLSENIIIAEEVLIGMSLVACGFYFLGNVFLYDRRKKQFLHRNYQSFLQRGFSFQGYPENGFWTFDKNPIRFSYRSDLTLEHGYLHSSIIDPSINLQLDTLVNLSEKNVNKVSSILEFPSGKIFSERAIGYPCQGVVSWNDKVYDFSPKTDKLISFFSAGNCPDLQYISLYFLGSQKKSQTIAGFFSNRLDEKNHSENIVWKNGKPIRFQSLDFNLNKSQKTCTMKNSNCELRFIPENYIVQKIPGKFFPIEKFKIFGKVSGKIRLGNISESIKEVDAFFEF, from the coding sequence ATGGCTATTAGACTAAAAAAAAATGAAAATTTTCGCTTAAACTTTAAATTATTTGAAAACGAATTAAAATTAAAAACAAAAAATTTTTTAGAAAATCCCGGGTTGTATCAAAAATTAAACCTGTCTGAAAATATCATTATTGCAGAAGAAGTGCTGATCGGAATGTCATTAGTGGCTTGCGGTTTCTATTTTCTGGGTAATGTGTTTTTATACGATAGAAGAAAAAAGCAATTTTTACACAGAAATTATCAAAGTTTTTTGCAGAGAGGTTTTTCATTCCAAGGATATCCAGAAAATGGATTTTGGACTTTCGATAAAAATCCAATTCGATTTAGTTATCGATCCGATTTAACGTTAGAGCATGGATACTTACATTCTTCGATCATCGACCCATCTATTAACCTACAGTTAGACACACTGGTCAATCTTTCAGAAAAAAATGTAAATAAGGTTAGCTCAATCTTAGAATTTCCTTCAGGAAAAATTTTTTCTGAAAGGGCAATAGGTTATCCTTGCCAAGGGGTTGTAAGCTGGAACGACAAGGTTTATGATTTTTCACCCAAGACAGACAAACTGATTAGTTTTTTCTCCGCAGGGAATTGTCCAGATCTACAATACATCAGCCTATATTTTCTTGGTTCTCAAAAAAAATCTCAAACTATAGCAGGCTTTTTTTCTAATAGATTGGATGAGAAAAATCATTCAGAAAATATTGTTTGGAAGAATGGAAAACCTATACGGTTTCAGTCACTTGATTTTAATTTGAATAAGTCGCAGAAAACTTGTACTATGAAAAATTCAAATTGTGAATTGCGATTTATTCCTGAGAATTATATCGTTCAAAAAATACCTGGAAAATTTTTTCCAATTGAAAAATTTAAAATCTTTGGAAAGGTATCTGGAAAAATTCGTCTTGGAAATATTTCAGAATCTATAAAAGAAGTAGATGCTTTTTTTGAGTTTTAG
- a CDS encoding EAL domain-containing protein, which produces MLKMNKNEQIPEFIGEDSIVPHFQPIIQTSTRNIIGYEVLGRQFVPPNEYKSLGPKFHNPKENIVENINIDRIIREKAVKQLKESGSNTQLFFNMMPNQLSVIHTEDFMNPERFHIIQLAEKYGINKKNIVIEITEEEFQGEIEKLIRLVNVFRNYGFKIAIDDMGVGSSSLERIGYIHPDIIKVDIKIMRESLNKASFRQVLNAISKMSIKLGSDLLFEGVETEEELILALSMGANLLQGFYFSKATKEFQVTSHFSKNLKTILEKFSGLRFLEIAQDFQRQQEIVDKLSNILKDIEKKEGDELFRYVSEVLRTFPTDISHIFFCDLHGYQITPTYERKENSEWKEIISDIGNNFAWKPYFAQHKAEVYHFNKKWGVTEPLYDLQTRKQYVIFTFSITESVILIAKVILDT; this is translated from the coding sequence ATGCTAAAAATGAATAAAAATGAACAAATTCCAGAATTTATAGGAGAGGACAGTATCGTTCCTCACTTTCAACCTATTATTCAAACATCTACAAGAAATATTATAGGCTATGAGGTGTTGGGCAGACAATTCGTACCGCCAAACGAGTATAAATCTTTAGGCCCGAAGTTCCACAACCCCAAAGAAAATATTGTCGAAAACATCAATATTGACAGAATCATAAGAGAAAAAGCGGTCAAGCAGCTAAAAGAATCCGGGTCAAACACCCAGCTTTTTTTTAATATGATGCCAAACCAACTCTCAGTCATTCACACAGAAGATTTTATGAATCCTGAAAGATTCCATATCATTCAATTGGCTGAAAAATATGGTATAAATAAAAAAAATATTGTAATCGAGATTACAGAAGAAGAGTTTCAAGGGGAAATAGAAAAGCTAATTCGCTTAGTCAATGTGTTTAGAAATTATGGGTTTAAAATAGCCATAGATGACATGGGAGTGGGTTCATCCAGTTTGGAAAGAATCGGCTATATCCACCCAGATATAATAAAAGTTGATATAAAGATTATGAGAGAGAGTTTAAACAAAGCCTCTTTTCGACAAGTCTTGAATGCGATTTCTAAGATGTCTATAAAATTAGGATCTGACCTGTTGTTTGAAGGAGTTGAAACCGAAGAAGAGTTAATTTTGGCTCTTTCGATGGGAGCAAACTTACTTCAGGGATTTTATTTTTCTAAAGCCACAAAGGAATTTCAAGTCACCTCCCATTTCTCGAAAAATTTAAAAACTATCTTAGAAAAATTTAGTGGTCTTCGGTTTCTTGAAATTGCACAGGATTTCCAAAGACAACAAGAAATTGTAGATAAACTTTCCAATATACTCAAAGATATCGAAAAAAAGGAAGGAGACGAACTTTTCCGTTATGTCTCGGAGGTTTTGAGAACATTTCCAACAGATATTAGCCACATATTTTTTTGTGATCTACACGGGTATCAAATCACCCCGACTTATGAAAGAAAAGAGAACTCTGAATGGAAAGAAATTATAAGTGACATAGGGAATAATTTTGCTTGGAAGCCGTATTTTGCCCAACACAAAGCAGAGGTTTACCACTTCAATAAAAAATGGGGAGTCACCGAGCCTTTATACGATCTACAGACCAGAAAGCAATATGTCATATTTACATTTTCCATTACTGAATCAGTTATCCTAATTGCTAAGGTAATTTTAGACACATAA
- a CDS encoding MFS transporter: protein MDKSNTSLLRFLGLGELANHGWRAILAFWMIIGMAFFLFGDQNLIAPNLKNIAHSFMITEQKDIDWYMGGLIPILFFILGGAVSLSMGYLAQKFSRKNLLLTSVLMGEIPCLLTAYSSSYTEFVVYRTLCGFGLGGMFPLLFSVIGDYFSPKSRATASAWISLAMGLGIGVGQLAGGILGERDPIDGWRTSFVVMALPSFLFAAVYAIFCKEPTRGGAEKELQGVEQDELSHKLSWQDVKLLFSNKTNIGIFLQGIPGCIPWGVFFVFLVDYYESVYRMGKTEATGLLTFAAIGVFLGTFSGGLIGQWLYNKKKILQSIFSMAMVFVGIIPCLYLLHAGELVKSPSFIFMNIVAGFFISLTGANVRAILISTNTAKTRSAIFSLYNLTDDLGKGLGPAISAIILGLIPDRGNALSISILFWIPCGLAWFLVINNVEKDEEAVHEYNKIEAERLRKAT, encoded by the coding sequence ATGGATAAATCCAATACTTCTTTACTTCGTTTTCTCGGATTGGGTGAACTTGCCAACCACGGGTGGAGGGCAATTCTTGCCTTTTGGATGATTATCGGAATGGCCTTTTTTCTATTTGGAGACCAAAACTTAATCGCACCTAATTTAAAAAATATCGCTCACTCTTTTATGATTACCGAGCAAAAAGATATTGATTGGTATATGGGGGGGCTAATCCCAATCTTATTTTTCATCCTTGGGGGGGCAGTTTCTTTAAGCATGGGCTATTTAGCTCAAAAATTCAGTAGAAAAAATCTACTCTTAACTTCAGTTTTAATGGGAGAAATTCCTTGCCTATTGACAGCTTATTCAAGTTCCTATACAGAATTTGTAGTCTATCGTACATTGTGCGGCTTTGGTCTTGGAGGAATGTTCCCATTATTATTTTCTGTCATAGGAGACTATTTTTCACCAAAATCGAGGGCTACCGCATCCGCTTGGATTTCTCTTGCGATGGGCCTTGGAATAGGGGTTGGTCAATTAGCCGGAGGAATTCTGGGGGAAAGAGACCCAATCGATGGTTGGAGAACAAGCTTTGTAGTGATGGCGCTTCCTTCATTTCTATTTGCAGCAGTCTATGCTATTTTTTGCAAAGAGCCAACTAGAGGTGGTGCAGAAAAAGAGCTTCAAGGTGTAGAACAAGATGAACTTAGCCACAAACTTAGCTGGCAAGACGTGAAATTATTATTTTCCAATAAAACAAATATTGGAATTTTTTTGCAAGGTATTCCAGGATGTATTCCTTGGGGAGTGTTTTTTGTATTTTTAGTAGATTATTATGAATCTGTATATAGGATGGGAAAGACGGAAGCAACAGGTCTTTTGACATTTGCTGCAATAGGAGTATTTCTTGGAACTTTTTCAGGAGGTCTTATCGGGCAGTGGTTATACAATAAGAAGAAAATTCTACAATCTATTTTTTCTATGGCAATGGTTTTTGTGGGAATTATCCCCTGTTTGTATTTACTCCACGCAGGTGAATTAGTCAAATCTCCATCATTTATCTTTATGAATATCGTTGCAGGTTTTTTCATCTCTCTCACAGGTGCCAATGTACGTGCAATCCTTATAAGCACCAATACTGCAAAAACACGCAGTGCGATCTTTTCATTATACAACCTGACTGATGACCTGGGGAAAGGACTTGGTCCGGCCATTAGCGCAATTATTCTTGGGTTGATTCCAGACAGGGGAAATGCTCTAAGTATTTCTATCTTATTCTGGATACCTTGTGGTCTCGCATGGTTTCTTGTAATAAATAATGTAGAAAAAGACGAAGAGGCTGTGCACGAATACAATAAAATTGAAGCCGAGCGATTGAGAAAAGCAACTTAA
- a CDS encoding AMP-binding protein has product MEKESVYHLIRDVATTYAERPMYWVKDESGEYNGIRYAEWYEDLKKLSCYLISEGVKKGDKVGYLCDNRYEWLLCSLGVVTIGAVDVPRGCDATPEDIKYILNHTEAGVVILENEKVLKKITNFGDEYPHIKTVILIENEDKFKNLDEHKKKLSKAKFIFLREAIALGESFIKKKGAKEYEKRGEACELMDLATIIYTSGTTGAPKGVMLTHRAFTWEIHQLQNYLPISYLDRTLIFLPPWHIAERLLETALISWGASMATSSIPTIPQDIQKVKPTVLVSVPRLWEGMYKKIFDNVKKAPPINQKLFNFAHFVVMKYRNLLDTALDNYVSTIPENESEKMINRIVAAILLIPFFPLNKIAQIIMKKVRNVLGGQMRFALCGAGAMPENVSVFFRSIGIPIIETYGMTETTGVSCLGAAIWPKIGAIGKVMPGVQVKLLDEKNRVVTKPGDKGVAWHKGPHITIGYYKNEEKTKATLIDGWLDSGDILTWTTTGELKFAGRAKDTIVLSGGENLEPGPIEGKLAESNFVNQVIVVGQDRKNLGAIIVPAWDAVKEHFKTMGKDIKTDPKDWNKDPAIVKFYKDIIKEKVNNDPGFKVFEKVSNLHILHKEFEKGIEMTETMKLKRNVIFDMYAKEIDDMYRSSKDD; this is encoded by the coding sequence ATGGAAAAAGAAAGTGTTTATCACCTGATTCGAGACGTTGCAACTACTTACGCAGAAAGGCCCATGTATTGGGTGAAGGATGAATCCGGGGAGTATAACGGAATTCGCTATGCAGAATGGTATGAGGATTTAAAAAAACTCTCTTGCTATTTAATTTCTGAAGGTGTTAAAAAAGGAGATAAGGTCGGCTACCTCTGTGATAACAGATATGAATGGTTGCTTTGCAGCTTAGGAGTTGTAACTATTGGAGCAGTAGATGTTCCAAGAGGGTGTGATGCTACTCCAGAAGATATAAAATATATCTTAAATCACACTGAGGCAGGAGTTGTAATTTTAGAAAATGAAAAAGTACTAAAAAAAATTACAAACTTCGGAGACGAATACCCACATATCAAAACAGTAATTTTAATCGAGAACGAAGATAAGTTTAAAAATTTAGATGAGCACAAAAAGAAACTCTCCAAAGCAAAATTTATTTTTTTAAGAGAAGCAATCGCACTCGGAGAAAGTTTTATTAAAAAGAAGGGTGCAAAAGAATACGAAAAAAGAGGGGAAGCCTGTGAGTTAATGGATCTGGCTACTATAATTTATACTTCAGGAACGACAGGTGCACCTAAAGGTGTAATGCTTACTCACAGAGCTTTTACTTGGGAAATTCATCAATTGCAGAATTATTTACCGATTTCCTATTTAGATAGAACCTTGATTTTTTTGCCTCCTTGGCATATCGCAGAAAGATTACTCGAGACCGCTCTAATTTCTTGGGGTGCTTCTATGGCTACAAGCTCGATTCCGACTATACCGCAAGATATTCAAAAAGTGAAACCTACTGTTCTTGTATCTGTTCCAAGACTTTGGGAAGGTATGTACAAGAAAATTTTCGACAACGTGAAAAAAGCTCCACCTATAAATCAAAAATTATTCAACTTTGCTCATTTTGTAGTAATGAAATACAGAAATCTTTTAGACACAGCTCTGGACAATTATGTAAGCACAATCCCTGAAAATGAATCTGAAAAAATGATTAATAGAATAGTTGCCGCAATTCTTTTGATACCATTTTTTCCTTTGAATAAAATTGCACAGATAATTATGAAAAAAGTTAGAAATGTATTGGGCGGACAGATGAGATTTGCGTTATGCGGTGCAGGGGCCATGCCTGAAAATGTATCTGTATTTTTTCGATCGATTGGAATTCCAATTATTGAAACGTATGGAATGACTGAGACCACGGGTGTTTCGTGTTTAGGTGCTGCGATATGGCCTAAGATTGGAGCCATAGGGAAGGTTATGCCTGGAGTTCAAGTGAAATTATTAGACGAAAAAAATCGAGTGGTGACTAAGCCTGGAGATAAAGGAGTCGCTTGGCACAAAGGTCCTCATATAACAATCGGGTATTATAAAAATGAAGAAAAGACTAAGGCTACACTAATAGACGGTTGGCTCGATTCAGGAGATATATTGACTTGGACTACTACAGGAGAGTTAAAATTTGCAGGTAGAGCAAAAGATACAATAGTTTTATCGGGTGGAGAAAACTTAGAGCCGGGACCTATCGAAGGGAAATTGGCTGAGTCGAATTTTGTCAATCAAGTAATCGTAGTAGGTCAAGACAGGAAAAACCTTGGAGCAATTATTGTTCCAGCATGGGATGCAGTCAAAGAGCATTTTAAAACAATGGGCAAGGATATAAAAACAGATCCAAAAGATTGGAATAAAGATCCTGCAATTGTAAAATTTTATAAGGACATCATAAAAGAAAAAGTTAACAATGACCCCGGATTTAAAGTATTTGAAAAAGTTTCTAATTTACATATTCTTCACAAAGAATTTGAAAAAGGTATAGAAATGACTGAAACGATGAAATTAAAGAGAAACGTTATCTTTGATATGTATGCGAAAGAAATAGACGACATGTACAGATCTTCTAAGGATGACTGA
- a CDS encoding SUF system NifU family Fe-S cluster assembly protein, which translates to MSLSNDLYKEVIMDHFEHPRNYGSIANAHIHEKGVNPLCGDELEIFMNIENGIVKEVKFQGKGCSISQSSASMMVDAIEGKTKEEAMNLIKKFKGMILEDQEPDFNEELEDLSSLKGVKKYPVRVKCAVLPWNTLEKAFQS; encoded by the coding sequence GTGTCCTTAAGTAACGATTTATATAAAGAAGTGATCATGGATCATTTTGAACACCCAAGGAATTACGGCTCCATTGCAAATGCCCATATTCATGAAAAAGGAGTGAACCCACTTTGCGGGGATGAATTAGAAATTTTTATGAATATCGAAAATGGAATTGTAAAAGAGGTAAAATTTCAAGGCAAAGGATGCTCGATTTCTCAATCTTCTGCATCAATGATGGTAGATGCAATTGAAGGTAAAACAAAAGAAGAAGCTATGAATCTGATTAAAAAATTTAAGGGAATGATTCTTGAAGATCAAGAACCTGACTTTAATGAAGAGTTGGAAGACCTTAGCTCACTAAAAGGAGTAAAGAAATATCCTGTTAGAGTAAAGTGTGCTGTACTTCCGTGGAATACTTTAGAAAAGGCGTTTCAATCATGA
- a CDS encoding DUF59 domain-containing protein gives MLKEPITDLEKTLYESIRLVDDPEIGISLMELGLIYDIRIEGNKVFVEMTLTSLACPLGPQLQSEVYNACLRVDGIEDAEVNIVWSPRWDPREMASDEAKMELGFY, from the coding sequence ATATTAAAAGAACCGATAACCGATTTAGAAAAAACTTTATATGAATCTATTCGATTAGTTGACGACCCAGAAATTGGGATTTCTCTTATGGAGCTTGGTCTAATCTATGATATTAGAATAGAAGGCAATAAGGTTTTTGTAGAGATGACTCTTACCAGTTTGGCCTGCCCCCTAGGTCCTCAGCTTCAATCCGAGGTGTATAACGCATGTCTCCGGGTCGATGGGATCGAGGATGCAGAAGTGAACATTGTTTGGAGTCCTAGATGGGATCCAAGAGAAATGGCTTCCGATGAAGCAAAAATGGAACTTGGATTTTACTAA